The following coding sequences are from one Rathayibacter sp. SW19 window:
- a CDS encoding Clp protease N-terminal domain-containing protein: protein MDDFPISLDTLITFVRAIHPDGDVLDALSDAIRVSGRVEDQADALIGHFVDQARHAGASWSQIGESMGVSKQAAQQRFVARTAELVPGGRLFERFAPRARNALVVSRQLAADDEQAIETEPRHIVGALLSEPDGVAARAVHALGVTDERVFAALRLPPLVPVESTATPGQAHSLPFGTDAKKLVAHSLDIALHYVHNYIGTEHLILSAAAEGPARSNLEALGLSTAELRPVIESQLNTLRAAKEPTPTSDDGPMS from the coding sequence ATGGATGATTTCCCTATTTCACTAGACACTTTGATCACCTTCGTCCGTGCGATTCACCCCGACGGCGATGTCCTCGATGCACTGTCCGACGCGATCCGGGTCTCGGGCCGCGTCGAGGATCAGGCAGACGCGTTGATCGGCCATTTCGTGGACCAGGCTCGCCACGCCGGAGCCTCCTGGAGCCAGATCGGCGAAAGCATGGGGGTGTCGAAACAAGCGGCCCAGCAACGCTTCGTTGCCCGAACGGCCGAGCTCGTCCCCGGCGGCCGGCTGTTCGAACGATTCGCCCCACGCGCCCGCAACGCTCTAGTCGTCTCTCGCCAGCTCGCGGCTGACGACGAGCAGGCCATCGAGACGGAGCCTCGACACATCGTCGGTGCTCTGCTGAGCGAACCGGACGGTGTCGCCGCCCGAGCCGTTCACGCGCTCGGCGTCACCGACGAGAGAGTGTTCGCCGCGCTCCGCCTACCTCCGCTCGTTCCCGTCGAATCGACAGCGACCCCAGGCCAGGCCCATTCTCTGCCGTTCGGCACCGACGCGAAAAAACTGGTCGCACACTCGCTCGACATCGCTCTGCACTACGTACACAACTACATAGGAACGGAACATCTCATCCTCTCGGCCGCCGCCGAGGGACCGGCCAGATCCAACCTCGAGGCACTCGGTCTCAGCACGGCCGAACTGCGACCTGTGATCGAGAGCCAGCTCAACACGCTCCGGGCAGCAAAGGAACCAACACCCACGTCAGACGATGGCCCGATGAGCTAG
- a CDS encoding epoxide hydrolase family protein: protein MSDKIFSPQATTAHTPSGRPATAPAVTAATAIEPFTIEVPEDDLLDLRRRLEQTRWPDELPDSGWDYGVPLTYLRSLVDYWQSGYDWRDQEKIFNDYPQFLTTIDGQRIHFLHIRSPHEGALPLLLLHGWPGSVAEFLDVIGPLCNPTAHGGAAADAFHLVIPSLPGFGFSGPTHDKGWDVARTARAFAVLMERLGYERYGVQGGDIGALIGPELAHVDPDYLAGVHLNAATVGFIPWGEVPEADLATLTAVEKKRLEALRDFMANGNAYFTMQASRPQMIGYALTDSPVGQLTWILDRMAAWVHGPIDEALSPDQILTNVMFYWLTRTATSSARMYYENMHAQPDWGRSPSGVPVGVAVFAEDLAIRRYGEQGLNITHWSDFDDGGHFAAMERPQLLTADMRSFFNSVR from the coding sequence ATGTCTGACAAGATTTTCAGTCCGCAAGCCACAACTGCGCACACGCCGTCCGGCAGGCCAGCCACGGCACCCGCCGTCACAGCCGCTACGGCGATCGAACCGTTCACGATCGAGGTCCCAGAGGACGACCTCCTGGACTTGCGGCGCAGGCTTGAGCAGACCCGTTGGCCCGACGAACTGCCCGACAGCGGCTGGGATTACGGTGTGCCGCTCACCTACCTTCGCAGTCTCGTCGACTACTGGCAAAGCGGTTACGACTGGCGCGACCAGGAGAAGATCTTCAACGACTATCCGCAGTTCCTCACCACGATCGACGGTCAGCGAATCCATTTCCTGCACATCCGATCTCCGCACGAGGGCGCGCTGCCGCTGCTGTTGTTGCACGGGTGGCCCGGTTCGGTCGCCGAATTCCTTGATGTGATCGGCCCACTCTGCAACCCGACGGCCCATGGCGGCGCTGCGGCCGACGCGTTCCACCTGGTGATCCCCTCACTGCCCGGGTTCGGTTTTTCCGGGCCCACCCACGACAAGGGGTGGGACGTTGCCCGCACCGCGCGCGCGTTCGCGGTGTTGATGGAGCGCCTGGGCTATGAACGTTACGGTGTCCAGGGCGGTGACATAGGGGCGCTGATCGGACCTGAACTGGCCCACGTCGATCCCGACTACCTGGCTGGAGTTCACCTCAATGCGGCCACCGTCGGCTTCATCCCCTGGGGCGAGGTTCCCGAGGCAGACCTCGCCACCTTAACCGCCGTCGAGAAGAAACGACTCGAGGCCCTGAGAGACTTCATGGCAAACGGCAACGCGTACTTCACCATGCAAGCCAGTCGCCCCCAGATGATCGGCTACGCGCTGACCGACTCGCCGGTCGGCCAGCTGACCTGGATCCTCGACCGGATGGCTGCTTGGGTGCACGGCCCGATAGACGAAGCGCTGAGTCCTGACCAGATCCTCACCAACGTGATGTTCTACTGGCTCACCCGCACAGCAACATCGTCCGCTCGGATGTATTACGAGAACATGCACGCCCAACCCGACTGGGGCAGGTCACCGTCCGGTGTGCCGGTGGGCGTTGCGGTCTTCGCCGAGGACCTCGCGATCCGACGCTATGGCGAACAAGGACTCAACATCACGCACTGGAGCGACTTCGACGACGGCGGTCACTTCGCCGCCATGGAACGCCCCCAACTGCTCACCGCCGACATGCGCAGCTTCTTCAACAGCGTCCGCTGA
- a CDS encoding MarR family winged helix-turn-helix transcriptional regulator, whose amino-acid sequence MERTGAGEVFTSFVVEVSVLGHFVTAAGEAIARHGGQTLARWVVLDAVAEQPQTVAQVGRLRGMARQPVQRVADLLVEEGLAEFSDNPQHRRAKLLALTARGRRVLDRINSYQAAWANEHGGRLGIARLENAHALITEIRPLVEMPSP is encoded by the coding sequence ATGGAGCGCACGGGGGCGGGCGAGGTCTTCACGTCGTTCGTGGTCGAGGTGTCCGTGCTTGGGCACTTCGTGACCGCTGCCGGTGAGGCGATCGCCCGACACGGCGGACAGACACTTGCCCGCTGGGTGGTGTTGGACGCCGTGGCCGAGCAGCCGCAGACGGTCGCGCAGGTCGGCCGGTTGCGGGGAATGGCCCGCCAGCCGGTGCAGCGGGTTGCCGATCTGCTCGTCGAGGAGGGCCTTGCCGAGTTCAGTGACAACCCGCAGCATCGGCGTGCCAAGCTGCTCGCGCTGACCGCTCGCGGGCGGCGAGTGCTGGACAGGATTAATTCATACCAGGCGGCGTGGGCGAACGAACACGGTGGCCGCCTCGGCATCGCCCGGCTCGAAAACGCTCATGCGCTCATCACGGAAATCCGGCCGCTCGTCGAGATGCCATCGCCCTAG
- a CDS encoding MarR family winged helix-turn-helix transcriptional regulator, which translates to MASNSTTRELGSFFDDLVRCETRLYNALNDRLRSKHGIVATQFEFLRYLDGHPSSRVADVAANFAAGIGAISKGVDRLETRGWVARQPNPADGRSSLVSLTSTGAALLAEAEVSFQELLVELLLVDLTPTQVQEVGAALGMLRAALERVHVGIPVG; encoded by the coding sequence ATGGCATCTAATTCAACGACGCGCGAGCTGGGTTCGTTCTTTGACGACCTAGTGCGCTGCGAGACGCGTCTCTACAACGCGCTCAACGATAGACTCCGGAGCAAACATGGGATTGTTGCCACACAGTTCGAGTTCTTGCGCTACCTGGATGGGCATCCGAGTTCGCGCGTCGCGGACGTCGCCGCGAACTTCGCAGCGGGTATCGGTGCCATCAGCAAGGGGGTCGACCGTCTCGAAACCCGCGGCTGGGTGGCGCGCCAGCCCAATCCCGCTGACGGCCGCTCGTCGCTCGTCAGCCTCACCAGCACAGGGGCCGCGCTGCTCGCCGAAGCCGAGGTATCGTTTCAAGAACTACTCGTGGAGCTCTTGTTGGTGGATCTCACACCCACTCAGGTACAGGAAGTAGGAGCCGCCCTCGGAATGCTCCGAGCCGCCCTTGAACGAGTGCACGTCGGAATACCCGTCGGATGA
- a CDS encoding alpha/beta hydrolase, with translation MSEQQRRALDATLREAPQPSGPVSVEHMRAGFAHFMSRFPIPTGVTRTPVELGDRPAILVEPKRERRSGTILYFHGGSFSLGSPETAMALTAHLVERTGVRALSLDYRLAPEYPFPAGLDDCMDAYRSLLDEGIDPASIVFVGDSAGGGLTVTACLAAKEAGLPMPAGLVAFSPGLDHTRSGASMIAKEGIDPLFTREAMGRTGELYLDGQDPAQPLLAPAALADLTGFPPILLQVGTNELLLDDSVRLAERARNADVDVILDIVAHVPHVFPAFVGTIDEADEAIERASLFITQRLRNR, from the coding sequence ATGAGCGAGCAACAAAGACGAGCACTCGATGCGACACTTCGCGAAGCCCCGCAGCCCTCCGGACCGGTTTCGGTCGAACACATGCGGGCAGGTTTCGCACACTTCATGAGTAGGTTCCCGATTCCGACTGGAGTCACGCGCACTCCGGTGGAACTCGGGGATCGTCCGGCAATCCTGGTGGAGCCGAAGAGGGAACGCCGATCCGGCACGATCCTGTACTTCCATGGCGGCTCCTTCTCGCTCGGTTCCCCAGAGACGGCAATGGCGCTCACCGCTCACTTGGTCGAGCGGACCGGCGTGCGGGCGCTCTCACTCGACTACCGCCTCGCCCCTGAGTACCCGTTCCCCGCAGGCCTTGACGATTGCATGGACGCGTATCGCAGCCTCCTCGACGAGGGCATCGACCCTGCCTCCATAGTGTTCGTCGGAGACTCCGCCGGGGGCGGACTCACCGTGACGGCCTGCCTCGCCGCCAAAGAGGCTGGATTGCCAATGCCCGCTGGCCTCGTCGCGTTCTCGCCGGGACTTGACCACACACGCTCCGGCGCTTCAATGATCGCGAAGGAGGGCATCGATCCGCTGTTCACCCGCGAGGCAATGGGCCGCACGGGGGAGCTGTATCTCGACGGCCAGGATCCAGCCCAGCCCCTTCTTGCACCCGCCGCACTCGCTGACCTGACCGGCTTCCCGCCTATCCTGCTGCAGGTCGGAACCAATGAGCTGTTGCTCGACGACTCCGTACGGCTCGCAGAACGCGCTCGAAATGCGGACGTCGACGTGATCCTCGACATCGTCGCCCACGTACCTCACGTCTTCCCAGCGTTCGTCGGAACGATAGACGAAGCCGATGAGGCAATCGAGCGCGCGTCGCTCTTCATCACGCAGCGCCTCCGAAATCGGTAA
- a CDS encoding DUF6226 family protein produces the protein MSSYRRPSFPVEVYRNEQGAPINYGHRWDGASPPEDAYSRVSNLQRFTPLRAVADALVEWLQNTFDVTTEEAPDVAADLLHPPDRFIRAIRVVPGGPNMAPLTFVLTQFPGVYLHAGLLHDFHFPVCGCDACDDDARSVAEELEWTVHTVVSGGYSERLDPWPSNWIEYRLDEPGVQSRSGRTRTNDLPGERMKVARTALARTGSWLPWQKSSQDSGDVTY, from the coding sequence ATGAGCTCGTACCGGCGCCCCTCGTTTCCGGTTGAGGTCTACCGCAATGAACAGGGCGCCCCGATCAACTACGGCCATCGGTGGGACGGTGCATCGCCACCCGAGGACGCATATTCCCGGGTGAGTAATCTGCAGCGGTTCACGCCTCTGCGCGCGGTCGCCGACGCGCTTGTCGAGTGGCTTCAGAACACCTTCGACGTCACCACCGAAGAAGCCCCGGATGTCGCTGCTGATCTTCTCCACCCGCCAGATCGTTTCATTCGTGCAATACGGGTCGTGCCAGGTGGGCCGAATATGGCGCCGTTGACATTTGTGCTCACACAGTTTCCGGGTGTGTACCTTCACGCGGGCTTGCTCCACGACTTTCACTTCCCGGTCTGTGGTTGCGATGCCTGCGACGACGACGCCAGGAGTGTGGCGGAAGAACTCGAATGGACTGTGCACACCGTCGTGTCGGGCGGCTATTCAGAGCGGCTAGACCCTTGGCCAAGTAACTGGATCGAGTACAGGCTTGATGAACCAGGGGTCCAGTCGCGCTCCGGACGAACGCGCACCAACGATTTACCCGGCGAACGAATGAAGGTCGCGCGAACCGCTCTAGCCCGGACCGGAAGCTGGCTGCCCTGGCAAAAGAGTTCTCAGGATTCCGGCGACGTTACCTACTGA
- a CDS encoding SDR family NAD(P)-dependent oxidoreductase, with translation MAEQIALVTGASRGIGRGIAVALGSRGWTVWVTGRSNQEHSSSHLPGTIEETADAIIRAGGHGIAVVCDHRDDNQVRSLVARLAAESGRLDLLVNNVWAGYERLNAGAWDEWNAPFWAQPVDLFDSMFTGGVRAHYVAAALCAPLLMAPSNSLMVTISMQISPAQQAAFGVAYGMANVACDRFALAAAEQLREHHVTSVSLHPGLVRTEGVMQFADHLDLADSQSPEGVGRAVAALAADPGKFARTGQAIGVTQLAEQYGVDVTV, from the coding sequence GTGGCGGAACAAATCGCGCTCGTGACAGGGGCAAGCCGCGGCATTGGGCGCGGAATTGCGGTCGCTCTGGGGTCGCGAGGTTGGACGGTGTGGGTCACCGGCCGGTCCAACCAGGAGCACAGCAGCAGTCATCTGCCAGGAACGATCGAAGAGACCGCCGACGCAATAATCCGGGCCGGCGGGCACGGCATTGCGGTTGTCTGCGATCATCGCGACGATAACCAGGTCAGGTCCCTCGTTGCCCGCCTGGCCGCCGAATCCGGCAGGCTAGACCTCCTGGTGAACAACGTGTGGGCCGGCTATGAACGTCTCAATGCGGGAGCATGGGATGAGTGGAACGCCCCGTTCTGGGCGCAACCGGTCGACCTGTTCGACTCCATGTTCACCGGAGGCGTTCGCGCTCACTACGTGGCCGCCGCTTTGTGCGCACCGCTGCTCATGGCACCTAGCAACTCGCTCATGGTCACGATCTCTATGCAGATCAGCCCCGCCCAGCAAGCGGCCTTCGGTGTCGCCTATGGCATGGCCAACGTCGCCTGCGATCGCTTTGCTCTCGCGGCCGCCGAACAGCTTCGTGAGCACCATGTCACCTCCGTCAGCCTGCACCCGGGTCTGGTGCGTACCGAGGGCGTCATGCAATTCGCTGATCACCTCGACCTCGCCGACTCGCAGTCTCCCGAAGGTGTCGGCCGGGCCGTTGCGGCTCTTGCAGCCGACCCGGGGAAGTTTGCACGAACCGGGCAAGCCATTGGAGTCACTCAACTCGCCGAGCAGTACGGCGTTGACGTCACGGTATGA
- a CDS encoding GNAT family N-acetyltransferase: MDSAALSDLSIRTYESRAELPSVSTIERLYAAASQVPPLSEPPKVAASYARLYGDAKQRNDMVGVGAVAGGELIGFAYGYRWLWASETDEWSKQLRVRLGPDSAALIDESFAVLLLAIHPAAARRGLGTKLLELLMGLSNAQTYWLQTTDKDTPTLRLYRRLGYHGLGHGPDAPNGKPGLILVRRADKTR, from the coding sequence ATGGATTCCGCCGCGCTTTCAGACCTGTCGATCAGAACGTATGAAAGCAGGGCGGAGTTGCCGTCCGTCAGCACGATTGAGCGGTTGTACGCGGCAGCTTCGCAGGTACCACCACTGAGCGAGCCCCCGAAAGTTGCAGCCTCATATGCCCGGCTGTATGGAGACGCGAAGCAACGCAACGACATGGTCGGAGTTGGCGCTGTCGCAGGAGGCGAACTCATCGGTTTTGCATACGGTTATCGATGGTTGTGGGCATCGGAGACCGACGAATGGTCGAAACAACTTCGCGTTCGTCTCGGCCCGGATTCTGCCGCTCTTATTGACGAGTCGTTCGCTGTATTGCTCCTTGCCATCCATCCGGCAGCAGCGCGTCGCGGTCTTGGGACCAAACTCCTCGAACTGCTGATGGGTCTGTCCAATGCCCAAACGTATTGGCTTCAGACGACGGACAAGGACACGCCGACGCTGCGGCTCTACCGACGTTTGGGATATCACGGCCTCGGTCACGGACCGGACGCGCCGAACGGGAAACCTGGATTGATACTCGTGCGCAGAGCCGACAAGACCCGCTGA
- the dnaB gene encoding replicative DNA helicase has product MSIAHLGLADSRPIGESRSTERTPPHDLLAEQSALGGMMLSKDAVADVVEVVRALDFYVPKHELIFDAILSLYAQGEPTDVITVTDELTKQGELSRAGGAEYLHTLTSLVPTAANAGYYASIVAERALLRRLVEAGTRITQMGYAAEGEVLDLVNNAQAEIYAVTGSSDTEDYIPLTEAVTVAIDEIEAATHTDGSMTGVPTGFADLDDLTNGLHPGQMIIVAARPALGKSTLALDFARSAAIKHALPTIFFSLEMGRSEIAMRLLSAEASIPLQSMRKGTLDKQNWATIASTRGRINDAPLYIDDSPNMTLVEIRAKCRRLKQRVGLKMVVIDYLQLMTSGKRVESRQQEVSEFSRALKLLAKELQVPVIALSQLNRGPEQRQDKLPALSDLRESGSIEQDADMVILLHRESAYEKDNPRAGEADLIVAKHRNGPTRTVTVAFQGHFSRFTDMAAS; this is encoded by the coding sequence GTGTCTATCGCTCATCTTGGTTTGGCGGACTCGCGGCCCATTGGCGAATCGCGTTCGACCGAGCGTACGCCTCCGCACGACCTCTTGGCCGAGCAGAGTGCGCTGGGCGGAATGATGCTCAGCAAGGATGCCGTCGCCGACGTCGTCGAGGTAGTCAGGGCACTCGACTTCTATGTTCCCAAGCATGAGCTGATCTTCGACGCGATCCTGTCACTGTACGCACAGGGTGAACCGACGGATGTCATCACGGTGACGGATGAGCTGACCAAACAGGGCGAGCTGTCGCGTGCCGGCGGTGCCGAATACCTGCACACATTGACCAGCCTGGTGCCGACCGCGGCGAACGCGGGCTATTACGCATCCATCGTCGCGGAGCGCGCGCTGCTGCGTCGGCTGGTCGAGGCAGGAACGCGGATCACCCAAATGGGGTATGCCGCGGAGGGCGAGGTGCTGGATCTCGTCAACAACGCGCAAGCCGAGATCTATGCGGTGACGGGCTCGAGCGACACAGAGGACTATATTCCGCTGACCGAGGCCGTGACCGTCGCCATTGACGAGATCGAGGCGGCAACGCACACGGACGGATCGATGACCGGCGTACCCACCGGGTTCGCCGACCTCGACGACCTGACGAACGGCTTGCACCCCGGGCAGATGATCATCGTGGCTGCGCGGCCCGCACTCGGAAAGTCGACACTCGCGCTCGACTTCGCGCGGTCCGCGGCGATCAAGCACGCTCTGCCCACCATCTTCTTCTCGCTCGAGATGGGGCGCAGTGAAATCGCGATGCGCTTGCTCTCGGCGGAGGCATCCATTCCGTTGCAGAGCATGCGCAAGGGCACACTCGACAAGCAGAACTGGGCCACGATCGCGTCGACGCGTGGACGCATCAACGACGCGCCTCTATACATCGATGACAGCCCGAACATGACGCTCGTGGAGATCCGCGCCAAATGCCGTCGGCTCAAGCAGAGGGTCGGGCTGAAGATGGTCGTCATCGACTACTTGCAGTTGATGACCAGCGGCAAACGGGTCGAATCTCGTCAGCAGGAAGTGTCTGAGTTCTCGCGGGCGCTGAAGTTGCTCGCGAAGGAGCTGCAGGTACCTGTGATCGCGCTCTCCCAGTTGAACCGCGGCCCGGAGCAGCGGCAGGACAAACTGCCCGCGCTGAGCGACCTGCGAGAATCCGGCTCGATCGAGCAGGACGCCGACATGGTCATCCTGTTGCATCGCGAGAGCGCTTATGAGAAAGACAACCCGCGTGCAGGCGAAGCCGACCTGATCGTCGCCAAGCATCGCAACGGCCCGACTCGCACCGTGACCGTCGCGTTCCAGGGGCACTTTTCGCGGTTCACCGACATGGCGGCGTCGTAG
- the rplI gene encoding 50S ribosomal protein L9, which yields MSKLILTHEVTGLGSAGDVVEVKNGYGRNYLIPQGFAVAWSRGGEKQIDQIKAARAARELATVEEAQDLKAKLEATKVKLTVKAGKEGRLFGSVKTADIADAVAAAGIGALDKKKIELPNAIKVVGVHEATVRLREDLFATITLQVVAAK from the coding sequence ATGTCGAAACTCATTCTGACCCATGAGGTCACCGGTCTCGGTTCCGCTGGCGACGTCGTCGAGGTGAAGAACGGCTACGGGCGCAACTACCTCATCCCGCAGGGCTTCGCCGTCGCGTGGAGCCGCGGTGGCGAGAAGCAGATCGATCAGATCAAGGCTGCTCGTGCCGCCCGCGAGCTTGCCACCGTCGAGGAAGCTCAGGACCTCAAAGCCAAGCTCGAAGCGACGAAGGTCAAGCTCACCGTGAAGGCAGGCAAGGAGGGTCGCCTGTTCGGTTCTGTGAAGACCGCCGACATCGCGGACGCGGTTGCCGCGGCCGGTATCGGCGCGCTTGACAAGAAGAAGATCGAACTGCCAAACGCGATCAAGGTCGTCGGTGTGCACGAGGCGACGGTTCGGCTGCGTGAGGACCTTTTCGCTACGATCACCCTCCAGGTGGTCGCCGCGAAGTAG
- the rpsR gene encoding 30S ribosomal protein S18, whose product MAGKSSGDRRKPIRKGKDGKNAAPAKSIRVGVIDYKDVATLRKFISERGKIRARRITGVSVQEQRLIAKAVKNAREMALLPYAGSGR is encoded by the coding sequence ATGGCTGGAAAGTCGAGCGGCGATCGCCGCAAGCCGATCCGCAAAGGCAAGGATGGAAAGAACGCCGCTCCGGCGAAGTCCATCCGTGTCGGCGTGATCGATTACAAGGACGTCGCAACTCTGCGCAAGTTCATTTCCGAGCGCGGAAAGATTCGCGCTCGTCGCATCACCGGTGTCTCCGTGCAGGAGCAGCGCCTCATCGCCAAGGCAGTAAAGAACGCCCGCGAAATGGCACTTCTCCCCTACGCCGGCTCAGGCCGTTAG
- a CDS encoding single-stranded DNA-binding protein — protein sequence MAGETIITVVGNLTSDPELRYTQNGLAVANFTIASTPRTFDRAANDWKDGEALFLRASVWRDFAEHVASSLTKGSRVIATGRLKMRSYETKEGEKRTSTELEIDEIGPSLRYATAAVTRAQSSGGGRGAVGGAEEPWAASPAQGNAPAGDVWNTPGSFSDETPF from the coding sequence ATGGCCGGCGAGACTATAATCACTGTGGTGGGCAACCTCACCAGCGACCCGGAGCTGCGCTACACGCAGAACGGGCTGGCGGTCGCCAACTTCACCATCGCATCCACTCCGCGCACCTTCGACCGCGCTGCGAACGACTGGAAAGACGGCGAGGCGCTGTTCCTGCGCGCAAGTGTCTGGCGTGACTTCGCCGAACATGTCGCGAGTTCGCTGACCAAGGGGTCCAGAGTCATCGCAACCGGGCGCCTCAAGATGCGCTCCTACGAGACGAAGGAGGGGGAGAAACGCACGAGTACCGAGCTCGAGATCGATGAGATCGGGCCTTCGCTGCGTTACGCCACCGCCGCAGTCACGCGCGCACAGTCATCCGGGGGCGGCCGTGGCGCCGTCGGCGGCGCTGAAGAGCCGTGGGCTGCCAGCCCCGCCCAGGGTAATGCGCCCGCGGGCGACGTCTGGAACACCCCTGGCAGCTTCAGCGACGAGACACCCTTCTAA
- the rpsF gene encoding 30S ribosomal protein S6: MHQYELMVILDPEIDERTVAPSLDKFLNVIRNDGGNIDKIDIWGRRRLAYEINKKTEGIYAVVDFTANADATAELDRQLKLSEAVMRTKVLRAEDAIAQVATAAKLAEEKAARKAAAPAKAPATVKAPAASPTAAVAKAAEKASA; the protein is encoded by the coding sequence ATGCATCAGTACGAGTTGATGGTCATCCTCGATCCGGAGATCGATGAGCGCACCGTAGCTCCCAGCCTTGACAAGTTCCTCAATGTTATTCGTAACGACGGTGGAAACATTGACAAGATCGACATCTGGGGTCGTCGCCGCCTGGCGTACGAGATCAACAAAAAGACAGAGGGCATCTATGCCGTCGTCGACTTCACCGCGAACGCAGATGCGACCGCCGAGCTCGACCGCCAGCTGAAGCTTTCAGAGGCCGTCATGCGCACCAAGGTGCTGCGCGCCGAAGATGCAATCGCCCAGGTTGCCACTGCGGCGAAGCTGGCAGAGGAGAAGGCAGCCCGTAAGGCTGCTGCCCCCGCCAAGGCTCCTGCCACGGTGAAGGCTCCTGCCGCGTCGCCGACCGCTGCCGTGGCCAAGGCCGCCGAGAAGGCAAGCGCGTAG
- a CDS encoding glycosyltransferase, protein MPPARPLRIAVVALHTSPTDAPGAGDVGGMNVAVRATVEQMAELGHRVDVLTRRYSPELPIRFELSERITLHFVDAGPPEPRPKGDHELYIEEFAAGMAVLGAVDIVHSHHWFSGMAALPFARTRGVPHVQSYHSIAAPVTSALSEGERPESPGRIAGERWLAQNSDAIVAVSEAEAATITGRLGSPPGNVTVVLPGVDTELFHPGATQRPDRYVLTAARIEPLKGLDLAVRTIAALPAALRPDLVVAGGPTVGYEGYLAELRSLAFELGIPDGVRFVGPLSRVELAELMRHASALLIPSHSETFGLVALEAAASGIPVLATPAGGLRESVTNQTGILLNSRGPEVWANALAALLTDADRAARLSASARAFALTRTWRRDAEQTLDVYRAAIERLGGLRGRPEPRP, encoded by the coding sequence ATGCCCCCAGCACGGCCCTTGCGGATCGCGGTCGTTGCGCTGCACACCTCTCCGACTGATGCGCCGGGGGCCGGTGACGTCGGCGGAATGAATGTCGCCGTTCGAGCGACAGTCGAACAGATGGCAGAACTCGGGCACCGCGTTGACGTGCTGACTCGCCGTTATTCACCCGAACTGCCGATCCGCTTCGAACTCTCGGAACGGATCACCCTGCACTTCGTTGACGCCGGGCCGCCCGAGCCGCGACCGAAGGGCGATCACGAGCTCTACATCGAGGAGTTCGCAGCCGGAATGGCTGTTCTGGGCGCCGTCGACATCGTGCACTCGCATCACTGGTTCTCGGGAATGGCCGCGCTACCGTTCGCGCGCACTCGCGGCGTCCCGCATGTGCAGAGTTACCACAGCATTGCGGCACCCGTGACGAGCGCGCTCTCCGAGGGGGAGCGCCCTGAATCCCCGGGCCGCATCGCGGGTGAGCGTTGGCTCGCGCAGAATTCGGATGCGATCGTCGCCGTCAGCGAGGCCGAGGCCGCCACGATCACTGGCCGACTCGGTTCGCCGCCGGGGAACGTGACCGTTGTGCTGCCGGGCGTTGACACCGAACTGTTCCATCCGGGTGCCACGCAACGCCCCGACCGCTATGTGCTCACGGCTGCACGGATCGAGCCCCTGAAGGGACTCGACCTCGCCGTGCGCACGATCGCAGCGCTGCCCGCAGCCCTCAGGCCCGACCTGGTCGTTGCCGGCGGTCCGACCGTCGGTTATGAGGGATACCTCGCCGAATTGCGCTCCCTGGCGTTCGAGCTCGGCATCCCCGACGGGGTACGGTTCGTCGGGCCGCTGTCGCGCGTCGAGCTGGCGGAACTGATGCGGCACGCCTCTGCGCTGCTGATCCCGTCGCACTCCGAGACGTTCGGTCTCGTCGCTCTTGAGGCCGCCGCAAGTGGCATCCCAGTGCTCGCGACTCCGGCCGGCGGCCTTAGAGAATCTGTCACAAACCAGACCGGCATCCTGCTGAATTCGCGCGGCCCTGAAGTCTGGGCGAACGCGCTGGCCGCGCTGCTTACGGATGCCGATCGGGCCGCGCGTCTGTCGGCATCCGCCCGCGCGTTCGCTCTCACGCGCACGTGGCGACGTGATGCGGAGCAAACGCTCGACGTGTATCGCGCCGCGATCGAACGCCTCGGCGGCCTCAGGGGCCGGCCGGAGCCGCGGCCGTGA